Proteins from one Gibbsiella quercinecans genomic window:
- the iscR gene encoding Fe-S cluster assembly transcriptional regulator IscR gives MRLTSKGRYAVTAMLDVALHSQDGPVPLADISERQGISLSYLEQLFSRLRKNGLVASVRGPGGGYLLGKDAGEIAVGAVITAVDESVDATRCQGKEGCQGGDRCLTHTLWRDLSERISGFLNSITLAELVNNQEVLDVADRQNNDTRRTATSRSQETINVNLRA, from the coding sequence ATGAGACTGACATCCAAAGGCCGTTATGCCGTAACCGCAATGCTCGATGTGGCATTACACTCCCAGGACGGGCCAGTTCCTCTGGCGGATATTTCTGAGCGCCAGGGTATTTCGCTCTCCTATCTGGAACAACTCTTCTCGCGCCTGCGTAAAAATGGCCTGGTGGCCAGCGTGCGTGGGCCAGGCGGTGGTTATCTGCTGGGCAAAGACGCTGGCGAAATTGCCGTTGGCGCCGTGATTACCGCCGTCGATGAATCCGTCGATGCTACCCGTTGCCAGGGCAAAGAAGGCTGCCAGGGCGGCGATCGCTGCCTGACGCACACCCTGTGGCGCGATCTGAGCGAGCGCATCAGCGGGTTCCTCAACAGCATTACGTTGGCTGAACTGGTCAACAATCAGGAAGTTCTTGATGTCGCGGATCGCCAAAACAACGATACGCGCCGCACGGCGACCAGCCGTTCACAAGAAACGATCAACGTTAATCTGCGCGCATAA
- the iscX gene encoding Fe-S cluster assembly protein IscX — protein sequence MGLKWTDSREIGEALYDNYPDTDPKTVRFTDMHQWICDLDEFDDDPQASNEKILEAILLVWLDEAE from the coding sequence ATGGGATTAAAATGGACCGACAGCCGCGAAATTGGCGAAGCGCTGTACGATAACTATCCGGATACCGATCCGAAAACCGTCCGTTTTACCGATATGCACCAGTGGATTTGCGATCTGGACGAGTTTGATGACGATCCACAGGCTTCCAATGAGAAAATACTGGAAGCCATTCTGCTGGTCTGGTTAGATGAAGCGGAGTGA
- the iscS gene encoding cysteine desulfurase, translating to MKLPIYLDYSATTPVDPRVAEKMMQFLTLDGTFGNPASRSHRFGWQAEEAVDIARNQIAELVGADPREIVFTSGATESDNLAIKGAANFYQKKGKHIITCKTEHKAVLDTCRQLEREGFEVTYLAPQSNGIIDLQALEAALRDDTILVSIMHVNNEIGVVQDIAAIGEMCRARGIIYHVDATQSVGKLPIDLSKLKVDLMSFSGHKIYGPKGIGALYVRRKPRIRIEAQMHGGGHERGMRSGTLPVHQIVGMGEAYRIAKEEMTTEMERLRALRDRLWNGVKDLEEVYLNGDLQQGAPNILNVSFNYVEGESLIMALKDLAVSSGSACTSASLEPSYVLRALGMNDELAHSSIRFSLGRFTTEEEIDYAIQLVRKSIGRLRDLSPLWEMFKQGVDINSIEWAHH from the coding sequence ATGAAATTACCGATCTATCTGGATTACTCAGCAACGACGCCGGTTGATCCGCGCGTTGCTGAGAAGATGATGCAGTTTTTGACCCTGGACGGCACTTTCGGTAACCCTGCTTCCCGCTCCCACCGTTTCGGGTGGCAGGCCGAAGAAGCCGTCGATATCGCGCGTAACCAAATAGCAGAACTCGTCGGGGCCGATCCACGCGAGATCGTGTTCACCTCCGGCGCCACGGAATCCGACAACCTGGCGATCAAAGGTGCTGCCAATTTCTATCAGAAAAAGGGCAAGCACATCATCACCTGTAAAACCGAACACAAAGCCGTACTGGACACCTGCCGCCAGTTGGAGCGTGAAGGGTTCGAAGTCACTTATCTGGCACCGCAGAGCAACGGCATTATCGATCTGCAGGCGCTGGAAGCGGCGTTGCGTGATGACACCATTTTGGTTTCCATCATGCATGTGAACAACGAAATCGGCGTGGTGCAGGATATCGCGGCTATCGGCGAAATGTGCCGCGCGCGCGGGATTATTTACCACGTCGATGCCACGCAAAGCGTGGGCAAACTGCCGATCGATCTGAGCAAGCTGAAAGTGGATCTGATGTCGTTCTCCGGCCATAAAATCTATGGGCCGAAAGGCATCGGTGCGCTGTATGTGCGCCGCAAACCGCGGATCCGCATTGAAGCGCAAATGCACGGCGGCGGGCACGAACGCGGCATGCGTTCCGGTACCCTGCCGGTGCACCAGATCGTCGGTATGGGCGAAGCCTACCGCATCGCCAAAGAAGAAATGACCACCGAAATGGAACGCTTGCGCGCCCTGCGCGATCGTCTGTGGAACGGTGTGAAAGATTTAGAAGAAGTTTACCTGAACGGCGATCTGCAACAGGGCGCTCCCAACATCCTGAACGTCAGCTTCAACTATGTTGAAGGTGAATCGCTGATCATGGCGCTGAAAGACCTGGCCGTTTCCTCTGGTTCCGCCTGCACCTCCGCCAGCCTGGAGCCTTCCTATGTGCTGCGTGCACTGGGCATGAATGATGAACTCGCCCATAGCTCGATCCGCTTCTCTCTGGGGCGTTTCACCACCGAAGAAGAGATCGATTACGCCATTCAACTGGTGCGTAAATCCATCGGCCGCCTGCGCGATCTTTCCCCGCTGTGGGAAATGTTCAAGCAGGGCGTGGATATCAACAGCATTGAATGGGCACACCATTAA
- the sseB gene encoding enhanced serine sensitivity protein SseB, with product MSATHNDSAPGENELERLLKLAATESAYRPAFFQTLLDATVYILGDREQLPEVGEIALNADTPVNIQHWEKQGGGSVIPFFSSLEALRQAVETEQPFIAMPARVLFELTEGAELFLNPKAEYGKEFYPEEVAMLLATGGVAKPVEHYVDQDTQILLGQPEVYPSALVDALTTLFSQRKPVRRAFLALMHDRAVDERPNLLVGLEIDGDTTDVEALINEAGSVASETMPDDEPVDFCLVSEKERGVSHYLISHTQPFYQRRWGSWLRNIIPSTDKTQ from the coding sequence ATGAGCGCCACCCATAACGATAGCGCGCCCGGTGAAAACGAACTGGAGCGTTTGTTGAAACTGGCGGCCACGGAATCGGCCTATCGGCCGGCCTTTTTCCAGACGCTGCTGGACGCTACGGTCTACATTCTCGGCGACCGTGAACAACTGCCGGAGGTGGGCGAAATCGCGCTGAATGCCGACACGCCGGTGAATATCCAGCATTGGGAAAAGCAGGGCGGCGGCAGCGTGATCCCGTTTTTCTCTTCGCTGGAAGCCTTGCGCCAGGCGGTTGAAACCGAACAGCCGTTTATCGCCATGCCGGCGCGTGTGCTGTTTGAGCTGACTGAAGGGGCGGAGCTGTTTCTCAACCCGAAAGCGGAATACGGCAAAGAGTTCTACCCGGAAGAAGTGGCGATGCTGCTGGCCACCGGCGGCGTCGCCAAACCGGTCGAGCACTATGTTGATCAGGATACCCAGATCCTGCTGGGCCAGCCGGAGGTTTACCCGTCGGCGCTGGTCGACGCGTTGACCACACTGTTCAGCCAGCGCAAACCGGTGCGCCGCGCGTTTTTGGCGCTGATGCACGATCGCGCGGTGGATGAGCGGCCTAATCTGCTGGTGGGGCTGGAGATTGACGGCGATACAACGGATGTTGAGGCGTTAATCAACGAAGCGGGCAGCGTTGCCAGCGAAACCATGCCTGACGATGAACCGGTGGATTTTTGCCTGGTGTCGGAGAAAGAGCGTGGCGTCAGCCACTATCTGATCAGCCATACCCAGCCTTTTTATCAGCGCCGTTGGGGAAGTTGGTTACGCAATATCATCCCTTCCACCGATAAAACCCAGTAA
- the iscU gene encoding Fe-S cluster assembly scaffold IscU codes for MAYSEKVIDHYENPRNVGSFDNADPSVGSGMVGAPACGDVMKLQIKVNQAGIIEDARFKTYGCGSAIASSSLVTEWMKGKSLEQAEAIKNTQIAEELELPPVKIHCSILAEDAIKAAIADYKSKSSAK; via the coding sequence ATGGCTTACAGCGAAAAAGTAATCGATCACTATGAAAACCCGCGTAACGTCGGTTCGTTCGACAATGCCGATCCTTCCGTGGGCAGCGGTATGGTGGGTGCACCGGCCTGCGGCGACGTGATGAAGCTGCAGATTAAGGTTAACCAGGCGGGCATCATTGAAGACGCGCGTTTTAAAACCTACGGCTGCGGCTCTGCTATCGCTTCCAGCTCGTTGGTAACCGAATGGATGAAAGGCAAGTCTCTTGAACAGGCCGAAGCGATCAAAAACACGCAGATCGCCGAAGAGCTGGAGCTGCCGCCGGTTAAAATCCACTGCTCGATTCTGGCGGAAGACGCCATCAAAGCAGCGATCGCCGACTACAAAAGCAAAAGCAGCGCCAAGTAG
- the hscA gene encoding Fe-S protein assembly chaperone HscA: protein MALLQISEPGLSSAPHQRRLAAGIDLGTTNSLVATVRSGQAETLADAQGQHLLPSVVHYQAGGHNVGWAARAQAAQDPTNTISSIKRMMGRSLADVSARYPNLPYSFQASDNGLPLIATAGGLVNPVSVSADILKVLGTRAQAALAGELDGVVITVPAYFDDAQRQGTKDAARLAGLHVLRLLNEPTAAAIAYGLDSGHEGVIAVYDLGGGTFDISILRLSRGVFEVLATGGDSALGGDDFDHLLADWLREQAGIADRSDHGIQRQLLDAAIQAKIALSEADVATVTVAGWQGSLTRQQFEALIATLVKRTLVACRRALKDAGVATDDVLQVVMVGGSTRVPLVRERVGEFFGRTPLTSIDPDKVVAIGAAIQADILVGNKPDSDMLLLDVIPLSLGLETMGGLVEKVIPRNTTIPVARAQEFTTFKDGQSAMMIHVLQGERELVQDCRSLARFTLRGLPPLPAGGAHIRVTFQVDADGLLSVSAMEKSTGVAAAIQVKPSYGLSDTEIAGMIADSMANAQSDIGARRLAEQRVEAARVLESLHGALASDAALLSEAESQAIATAQQSLQQAVQGSDPAAIEAAIKTLDATTQNFAARRMDASIRRALAGHSVDEV, encoded by the coding sequence ATGGCCTTATTACAAATTAGTGAGCCCGGCCTGAGTTCAGCACCGCACCAGCGCCGTTTAGCTGCCGGTATAGACTTGGGCACCACCAATTCGCTGGTTGCCACCGTGCGCAGCGGGCAGGCTGAAACCCTGGCCGATGCCCAAGGGCAACACCTTTTGCCTTCCGTCGTGCACTACCAGGCCGGCGGCCACAACGTCGGCTGGGCGGCGCGCGCGCAAGCGGCGCAGGATCCGACCAATACCATCAGTTCGATCAAGCGCATGATGGGCCGTTCATTGGCCGATGTCTCCGCCCGTTATCCCAATCTGCCGTACTCATTTCAGGCCAGCGACAACGGTTTGCCGCTGATCGCCACCGCCGGCGGGCTGGTCAACCCGGTCAGCGTGTCGGCCGACATTCTCAAGGTACTTGGCACACGGGCGCAAGCGGCGTTGGCAGGGGAGCTTGATGGCGTCGTGATCACGGTACCCGCCTATTTCGACGATGCGCAGCGCCAGGGCACCAAAGACGCCGCGCGCCTGGCCGGCCTGCATGTGCTGCGTTTACTGAACGAACCGACCGCGGCGGCGATCGCCTACGGCCTGGATTCCGGCCATGAAGGGGTGATCGCCGTTTACGATTTGGGTGGCGGCACCTTTGATATTTCCATTCTGCGGCTGAGCCGCGGCGTATTTGAAGTGTTGGCGACCGGCGGCGACTCCGCGCTGGGCGGCGATGACTTTGATCACCTGCTGGCTGATTGGCTGCGTGAGCAAGCCGGCATCGCCGATCGCAGCGATCATGGCATACAGCGCCAGTTGCTGGACGCGGCCATCCAGGCAAAAATCGCTCTGAGCGAAGCCGATGTTGCCACGGTCACCGTCGCCGGCTGGCAGGGCAGCTTGACCCGCCAGCAGTTTGAGGCGCTGATCGCAACGCTGGTGAAACGCACGCTGGTGGCTTGCCGCCGCGCGCTAAAAGACGCCGGCGTCGCCACTGACGACGTGTTGCAAGTGGTGATGGTCGGCGGCTCCACCCGCGTGCCGCTGGTGCGCGAACGGGTGGGCGAATTCTTTGGCCGCACGCCGCTGACATCGATCGATCCCGATAAAGTGGTCGCCATTGGTGCGGCAATCCAGGCCGATATTTTAGTGGGCAACAAGCCCGACAGCGATATGCTGCTGCTGGATGTGATCCCACTGTCGCTCGGGCTGGAAACCATGGGCGGGCTGGTGGAGAAAGTGATCCCGCGCAATACCACCATCCCGGTGGCGCGCGCGCAGGAGTTCACCACCTTCAAAGATGGCCAAAGCGCCATGATGATCCATGTCCTGCAGGGCGAGCGCGAGCTGGTGCAGGATTGCCGTTCGCTGGCGCGTTTTACCCTGCGCGGCCTGCCGCCGCTGCCGGCAGGGGGCGCACATATTCGCGTGACCTTCCAGGTGGACGCCGACGGCCTGCTGAGCGTCAGCGCGATGGAAAAATCCACCGGCGTGGCCGCTGCTATTCAGGTGAAGCCGTCCTACGGCCTTTCCGACACTGAAATTGCCGGCATGATCGCGGATTCCATGGCCAATGCGCAAAGCGACATCGGCGCACGCCGGCTGGCGGAACAGCGGGTTGAGGCCGCCCGGGTGCTGGAAAGCCTGCACGGTGCATTGGCGAGCGACGCCGCGCTGCTGAGCGAAGCCGAAAGCCAGGCGATCGCTACGGCGCAGCAAAGCCTGCAGCAAGCGGTGCAGGGCAGCGATCCCGCTGCGATCGAAGCCGCAATAAAAACACTTGATGCAACAACGCAAAATTTTGCCGCGCGCCGCATGGATGCTTCCATTCGCCGGGCGTTGGCCGGTCATTCTGTGGATGAGGTTTAA
- the hscB gene encoding co-chaperone HscB, producing the protein MDYFTLFGLPVRYALDGSLLASRFQDMQRQFHPDRNALQPERERLMALTQAATINEAYQTLRHPLKRAEYMLSLHGFDLSNEQHTLRDTAFLMEQLELREALDAIEQQADENALARFAAQLATMIKQRSATMVEQLDGQQWPVAADTVRKLRFLDKLQQQVEQLEEKLLGFE; encoded by the coding sequence ATGGATTACTTTACTTTATTCGGGTTGCCGGTTCGCTATGCGCTGGACGGTAGCCTGCTTGCATCCCGTTTTCAGGATATGCAGCGCCAATTTCACCCCGACCGCAACGCCCTTCAGCCGGAGCGCGAACGCCTGATGGCGCTCACGCAGGCGGCGACCATCAACGAAGCCTATCAAACCCTGCGGCACCCGTTAAAACGCGCAGAGTATATGTTATCGTTGCACGGTTTTGATCTGAGCAATGAGCAACATACCCTGCGTGATACCGCGTTTCTGATGGAGCAGTTGGAACTGCGCGAAGCGCTGGACGCCATTGAACAGCAAGCGGATGAAAATGCGCTCGCCCGTTTTGCCGCGCAGTTGGCCACGATGATCAAACAGCGCAGCGCAACGATGGTGGAACAGTTGGACGGCCAGCAGTGGCCCGTGGCCGCCGATACCGTCCGTAAACTGCGTTTTCTGGATAAGCTTCAGCAACAGGTTGAACAACTCGAAGAAAAATTGCTGGGTTTTGAATAA
- the iscA gene encoding iron-sulfur cluster assembly protein IscA encodes MSITMSDSAAQRVQAFLANRGKGLGLRLGVRTSGCSGMAYVLEFVDEVNGDDVVFEDKGVKVIIDGKSLVYLDGTELDFVKEGLNEGFRFNNPNVSNECGCGESFNV; translated from the coding sequence ATGTCGATTACGATGAGCGACAGCGCGGCGCAGCGGGTTCAGGCATTTTTGGCTAACCGTGGCAAAGGCCTTGGCCTGCGCCTTGGGGTGCGAACCTCCGGCTGCTCCGGGATGGCATACGTGCTGGAATTCGTTGACGAAGTTAACGGCGACGACGTGGTGTTTGAAGACAAGGGCGTTAAGGTGATTATTGACGGCAAAAGCCTGGTGTACCTTGACGGCACGGAGCTTGATTTCGTTAAGGAAGGCCTGAACGAAGGCTTCAGGTTCAACAACCCGAACGTCTCAAACGAGTGCGGCTGCGGCGAAAGTTTCAACGTCTGA
- the pepB gene encoding aminopeptidase PepB, translating to MTTDIMQVTLSHTPADARWGEKALLSTNSEGMVIHLTGAEELAAIQRAGHKVDGQGVKKVKLAGEGWGLEQSWAFWQGFRGPKGQRSIEWAELSQDARQELDRRLKIVDWVRDTINLPAEQLGPEQLATRAVDLLCDVGGDAVSYRITKGEDLRSQEYAGLHTVGRGSDRAPVLLALDFNPTGDAQAPVFACLVGKGITFDSGGYSLKPSGFMDSMKSDMGGAATVTGALALAVSRGLNKRVKLYLCCADNMVSGNAFKLGDIIRYRNGKTVEVMNTDAEGRLVLADGLIDASEQNPGLIIDCATLTGAAKTALGNDYHALFSFDDALAQELLASAQAENEPFWRLPLAEFHRSQLPSNFAELNNVAAPAYSAGASTAAAFLSHFVKNYHQGWLHIDCSATYRKGAVEQWSAGATGLGVRTLANLLLNKAN from the coding sequence ATGACAACCGATATTATGCAGGTCACGCTCTCTCATACCCCCGCCGATGCGCGCTGGGGCGAAAAAGCGCTGTTGAGCACCAATAGCGAAGGCATGGTTATCCACCTGACCGGCGCCGAAGAACTGGCCGCCATCCAACGTGCGGGCCATAAAGTTGACGGCCAGGGCGTAAAAAAAGTGAAGCTGGCCGGCGAGGGCTGGGGGCTGGAGCAAAGCTGGGCGTTTTGGCAAGGTTTCCGCGGGCCGAAGGGCCAGCGCAGCATTGAATGGGCCGAACTGTCGCAGGATGCGCGCCAGGAACTGGATCGGCGCCTGAAGATCGTCGACTGGGTGCGTGACACCATCAACCTGCCAGCAGAGCAATTGGGGCCAGAGCAACTGGCAACCCGTGCGGTGGATTTGTTGTGCGACGTTGGCGGCGATGCCGTCTCCTACCGGATCACCAAAGGTGAAGATCTGCGTTCGCAGGAGTATGCCGGCCTGCATACGGTAGGCCGCGGTTCCGATCGCGCGCCGGTGCTGCTGGCGCTGGATTTCAACCCGACCGGTGATGCGCAGGCCCCGGTCTTTGCCTGCCTGGTGGGTAAAGGCATCACCTTTGACAGCGGCGGTTACAGCCTGAAGCCCAGCGGTTTTATGGATTCGATGAAATCGGACATGGGCGGCGCTGCCACCGTCACTGGTGCGCTGGCGCTGGCCGTTTCGCGCGGGCTGAACAAGCGCGTAAAGCTCTATCTGTGCTGCGCCGATAATATGGTGAGCGGCAATGCGTTCAAATTGGGCGATATCATCCGCTATCGCAACGGTAAAACCGTTGAAGTGATGAACACCGACGCCGAAGGGCGCCTGGTATTGGCCGACGGCTTGATTGACGCCTCTGAGCAAAACCCGGGGCTGATTATCGACTGCGCCACTCTGACCGGTGCGGCGAAAACGGCGCTCGGCAACGACTACCACGCCTTGTTCAGCTTTGATGATGCATTGGCGCAGGAACTGCTGGCCAGTGCCCAGGCGGAGAATGAACCGTTCTGGCGCCTGCCGCTGGCCGAGTTCCACCGTAGTCAGTTGCCGTCTAACTTTGCCGAGCTGAACAACGTGGCGGCGCCGGCCTACAGCGCCGGGGCCAGCACGGCGGCGGCTTTCCTGTCGCACTTCGTGAAAAATTACCACCAGGGCTGGCTGCACATTGACTGTTCGGCCACCTACCGCAAAGGGGCGGTGGAACAATGGTCGGCCGGCGCCACTGGTCTGGGCGTGCGCACCTTGGCCAACCTGCTGCTAAACAAAGCTAACTAA
- the fdx gene encoding ISC system 2Fe-2S type ferredoxin: MAKIVFLPHQDLCPEGAVLEAMEGESILNVALRNGIEIEHACEKSCACTTCHCIVREGFDSLEESSELEDDMLDKAWGLEPESRLSCQARVTDEDLVVEIPRYTINHAREH, encoded by the coding sequence ATGGCTAAAATTGTTTTCCTGCCCCATCAGGATCTGTGCCCGGAGGGCGCCGTGCTGGAGGCGATGGAAGGGGAGTCTATCCTGAACGTCGCGCTGCGCAACGGGATCGAAATTGAGCACGCCTGCGAGAAATCCTGCGCCTGCACCACCTGCCACTGCATCGTGCGTGAAGGTTTTGATTCGCTGGAAGAAAGCAGCGAACTGGAAGACGACATGCTGGATAAAGCCTGGGGGCTGGAGCCGGAAAGCCGCCTGAGCTGCCAGGCGCGTGTTACAGATGAAGATCTGGTGGTGGAAATTCCACGCTATACCATTAACCATGCGCGCGAGCATTAA
- the trmJ gene encoding tRNA (cytosine(32)/uridine(32)-2'-O)-methyltransferase TrmJ: MLHNIRIVLVETSHTGNMGSTARAMKTMGLTNLYLVNPLVKPDSQAIALAAGASDVIGHATIVDSFDQAIAGCGLVVGTSARSRTLPWPMLEPRECGVRAVQESEQAPVALVFGRERVGLTNDELQKCHYHVAIPANPEYSSLNLAMAVQILAYEVRVAYLDRQQQGAAPQEASPYPLVDDLERFYQHLEQTLQKTGFIRPAHPGQVMNRLRRLFARARPEAQELNILRGMLTSIEKQDKHQGN, from the coding sequence ATGCTGCATAATATCCGCATTGTTCTGGTAGAAACCTCCCATACCGGCAACATGGGCTCCACCGCCAGAGCCATGAAAACCATGGGGTTGACCAACCTCTATCTGGTTAATCCCTTAGTCAAACCCGATTCCCAGGCGATTGCCCTGGCCGCCGGCGCCAGCGACGTGATCGGCCATGCCACCATTGTTGACAGTTTCGATCAGGCCATCGCCGGTTGTGGGTTGGTGGTGGGCACCAGTGCGCGTTCACGCACGCTGCCCTGGCCGATGCTGGAGCCGCGCGAGTGCGGCGTGCGCGCCGTGCAGGAAAGCGAACAGGCACCGGTGGCGCTGGTCTTCGGCCGCGAACGCGTGGGCCTGACCAACGATGAGCTACAAAAGTGCCACTACCACGTCGCCATTCCCGCCAACCCGGAATACAGCTCGCTGAACCTGGCGATGGCGGTGCAGATCCTGGCGTACGAAGTGCGCGTTGCTTACCTGGATCGCCAGCAGCAGGGCGCCGCGCCGCAGGAAGCCTCGCCTTATCCGTTGGTGGACGATCTGGAACGCTTTTATCAGCATCTGGAGCAGACGCTGCAAAAAACCGGCTTTATTCGCCCGGCCCACCCTGGGCAGGTGATGAACCGTTTGCGCCGTTTATTTGCTCGCGCGCGGCCTGAAGCCCAAGAGCTGAACATCCTGCGCGGCATGCTGACTTCGATCGAAAAACAGGATAAACATCAAGGAAATTAA